Proteins co-encoded in one Waddlia chondrophila WSU 86-1044 genomic window:
- a CDS encoding DUF1003 domain-containing protein, with protein MYKKQHCEICKKPFFLRDLYPAVLIRDNTFEAAKKKCPEMDRKGYICFPDLRKIHASYYEEILTQERGELSKLEKEVLSSLEQHDILSENINEEFDATRTLGGRIADKVASFGGSWTFIFIFGFVLLSWMAINSYQFFFEKALDPYPYILLNFFLSCLTTIQAPIIMMSQNRQTAKDRLTQENDYQINLKSELQIRQLNARLDMFMRHSWQKLNEISQIQEEILEILENLGR; from the coding sequence ATGTATAAAAAACAGCATTGTGAAATTTGCAAAAAACCATTTTTTTTAAGAGATCTGTATCCGGCAGTTTTAATACGCGACAATACATTTGAAGCGGCAAAGAAGAAGTGTCCTGAGATGGATCGCAAAGGGTATATTTGCTTTCCCGATTTGCGTAAAATCCACGCCTCCTATTATGAGGAGATCCTTACTCAAGAAAGAGGAGAGCTTTCCAAGTTGGAAAAGGAGGTTTTATCTAGCTTGGAACAACACGATATCTTATCGGAAAACATTAACGAGGAATTTGATGCAACTAGGACATTAGGGGGAAGGATTGCCGATAAAGTGGCCTCATTTGGGGGAAGTTGGACGTTTATTTTTATCTTTGGTTTTGTCTTGCTTAGTTGGATGGCGATTAACTCCTATCAATTTTTCTTCGAAAAAGCCTTAGATCCCTATCCCTATATTTTATTAAATTTTTTTCTTTCCTGCTTGACAACTATTCAGGCTCCTATTATCATGATGAGCCAAAATAGGCAAACGGCTAAAGACCGGCTTACTCAAGAAAACGATTATCAAATTAATCTAAAGTCTGAGCTTCAGATTCGGCAATTAAATGCGCGTTTGGATATGTTCATGAGGCACAGTTGGCAGAAGTTGAACGAAATTTCCCAAATACAAGAGGAAATTTTGGAAATTTTGGAAAATTTGGGTAGATAG